One Bacillus amyloliquefaciens DSM 7 = ATCC 23350 DNA window includes the following coding sequences:
- the tasA gene encoding biofilm matrix protein TasA, protein MGMKKKLSLGVASAALGLALVGGGTWAAFNDVKSTDATFASGTLDLSAKEQSANVNLSNLKPGDKLTKDFEFRNNGSLAIKEVLMALNFTDFKGAKKGNESAEDFLSQFEITVLTVGKEGGNGYPKNIILKAASLKDLYLMSAKQDKAAAEAISKHIDPKFLSESGKVNVATINGKTAPEYDGVPKTPVDYDQVRMEIRFKNDTAKDANGLSVQNKFQGNAISLQFSFEATQWNGLTITKDHTDKDGYVKENEKAHSEDKN, encoded by the coding sequence ATGGGTATGAAAAAGAAATTAAGCTTGGGCGTTGCCTCAGCCGCACTCGGTTTAGCATTAGTAGGAGGAGGCACATGGGCCGCATTTAATGATGTGAAGTCCACGGACGCCACATTTGCGTCAGGAACACTTGATTTATCGGCTAAAGAACAATCAGCCAATGTCAATTTGTCAAACTTAAAACCAGGCGACAAATTGACAAAAGATTTTGAATTCAGAAACAACGGTTCACTTGCCATTAAAGAAGTGCTGATGGCTTTGAACTTTACTGACTTCAAAGGAGCAAAGAAAGGAAACGAATCTGCGGAGGATTTCCTCAGCCAGTTTGAAATTACGGTTCTGACAGTCGGTAAAGAAGGGGGCAACGGCTACCCTAAAAATATCATTTTGAAGGCGGCCAGCCTGAAAGACTTATACTTAATGTCTGCAAAGCAGGATAAAGCAGCGGCTGAAGCGATCAGCAAGCATATTGATCCGAAGTTCTTGAGTGAGAGCGGAAAAGTCAATGTAGCAACCATTAACGGCAAAACAGCGCCTGAGTACGACGGAGTTCCGAAAACGCCTGTTGATTATGATCAAGTGCGGATGGAAATCCGATTTAAAAATGATACCGCAAAAGACGCAAACGGTCTGAGTGTCCAAAACAAATTCCAGGGCAATGCGATTTCTCTTCAATTCTCATTTGAAGCAACGCAATGGAACGGATTGACCATTACGAAAGACCATACGGATAAAGACGGTTACGTGAAGGAAAATGAAAAGGCTCATAGTGAGGATAAAAACTGA
- a CDS encoding DEAD/DEAH box helicase, translating to MTAEIIFDANWPGEFSERLKTDGPWSNWELYKLSAEVQQTLAIPEFEGLRAPLYLPDFTPLPHQLEVAQKVVEKMNGKAILADEVGLGKTVEAGLILKEYMIRGLAKKILILVPASLVSQWVKELQEKFLIPAVEQKKSYVWEQCDIVVSSIDTAKRSPHKEIVLSIPYDLVIIDEAHKLKNSKTKNYEFARSLVKKYCLLLTATPIQNRIEEIFNLVSLLKPGHLGNESGFQETFNQKDGIDAHEHLKELVNKVMIRNTRSDTGLTWTKRHVETVPITFSPTEQALYDDIAALKNGTEKPTSAFSIMTLQRECCSSREAVYMTLKKMLDQKEQKAPAFDEQTIANLMDRINQVTQNSKAIQVVDLIQKINDKVIIFTEYRATQIYLQWFLQQNGISSVPFRGGFKRGKKDWMKDLFRGKVQVLIATEAGGEGINLQFCNHIINYDLPWNPMRLEQRIGRIHRLGQERDVHIYNMATKHTVEEHILKLLYDKIHLFENVVGELDDILTKIKVNNFEDHLHDILCHSLTEEEMRIKMDNLTSFLSYGTEKPARKKGS from the coding sequence ATGACAGCAGAGATCATATTTGATGCAAACTGGCCGGGAGAGTTTTCTGAGCGGCTGAAAACGGACGGTCCCTGGTCAAATTGGGAGTTGTACAAACTGTCGGCTGAAGTCCAGCAGACTCTTGCCATTCCTGAATTTGAAGGGTTGAGGGCTCCTTTATACCTGCCCGATTTCACTCCGCTTCCCCATCAGCTTGAAGTTGCCCAGAAAGTCGTTGAAAAAATGAACGGCAAGGCGATTTTGGCTGATGAAGTGGGGCTCGGAAAAACGGTGGAAGCGGGCCTGATTTTAAAAGAATACATGATTCGCGGGCTGGCAAAAAAAATCCTGATTCTTGTGCCGGCATCACTCGTTTCCCAATGGGTGAAAGAGCTTCAGGAGAAGTTTTTAATACCGGCTGTTGAACAGAAGAAAAGCTATGTGTGGGAACAGTGCGATATCGTCGTTTCTTCGATTGATACGGCCAAACGCTCGCCTCACAAGGAAATTGTGCTTTCTATTCCGTATGATCTCGTCATTATTGACGAGGCGCACAAGCTCAAAAACAGCAAAACGAAAAATTATGAATTTGCGAGAAGTCTTGTGAAGAAGTACTGCCTGCTTCTGACGGCAACCCCGATCCAAAACCGGATCGAAGAAATTTTTAATTTAGTGTCACTGTTAAAGCCCGGCCACTTGGGAAATGAAAGCGGATTTCAAGAAACCTTCAATCAAAAGGACGGAATTGACGCTCATGAGCATTTGAAAGAGCTCGTCAATAAGGTGATGATCCGAAACACACGGAGCGACACGGGGCTTACATGGACGAAGCGCCACGTCGAAACAGTGCCGATCACCTTTTCACCGACGGAACAGGCGCTTTACGATGACATTGCCGCACTGAAAAACGGCACGGAAAAGCCGACAAGCGCATTTTCCATTATGACGCTGCAAAGAGAGTGCTGTTCAAGCCGGGAAGCCGTGTATATGACGCTTAAAAAAATGCTTGATCAAAAGGAGCAAAAAGCGCCCGCATTCGATGAACAGACGATTGCGAATTTAATGGACCGCATCAATCAAGTCACGCAAAACTCAAAAGCGATCCAAGTGGTTGACTTGATCCAAAAGATTAATGACAAGGTCATTATTTTTACTGAGTACCGGGCGACACAGATTTACCTGCAATGGTTTCTTCAGCAGAACGGCATAAGCTCTGTTCCGTTCAGAGGCGGATTTAAGCGTGGGAAAAAAGACTGGATGAAGGATCTCTTCCGGGGGAAAGTGCAAGTGCTGATCGCTACGGAAGCCGGCGGCGAAGGGATCAACCTGCAATTCTGTAATCATATTATCAACTATGATCTCCCGTGGAACCCGATGCGGCTTGAACAAAGAATCGGAAGGATACACAGACTCGGTCAGGAAAGAGATGTCCACATTTACAACATGGCGACAAAACATACGGTAGAAGAGCATATCTTAAAACTTCTGTATGACAAAATTCATTTATTCGAAAATGTCGTCGGAGAATTAGATGACATATTAACAAAAATCAAAGTGAACAATTTTGAAGACCACTTACATGATATTTTATGCCACTCGCTGACAGAGGAAGAAATGCGAATCAAAATGGACAATCTTACCTCTTTTCTATCGTACGGTACGGAAAAGCCGGCCAGAAAAAAAGGCTCTTAA
- the sinR gene encoding transcriptional regulator SinR, with protein sequence MIGQRIKQYRKEKGYSLSELAEKAGVAKSYLSSIERNLQTNPSIQFLEKVSAVLDVSVHTLLDEKHETEYDGQLDSEWEKLVRDAMTSGVSKKQFREFLEYQKWRKAQKEE encoded by the coding sequence TTGATTGGCCAGCGTATTAAACAATACCGAAAAGAAAAAGGCTACTCACTATCAGAACTAGCTGAAAAAGCTGGGGTAGCGAAGTCTTATTTAAGCTCAATAGAACGAAATTTACAGACGAACCCCTCCATTCAATTTCTAGAAAAAGTCTCCGCTGTTCTGGACGTCTCGGTTCATACATTACTTGATGAAAAACATGAAACCGAATACGATGGTCAATTAGATAGTGAATGGGAGAAATTAGTTCGCGATGCGATGACATCCGGGGTATCAAAAAAACAATTTCGTGAATTTTTAGAATATCAAAAATGGAGAAAAGCGCAAAAAGAGGAGTAG
- the gcvT gene encoding glycine cleavage system aminomethyltransferase GcvT, with the protein MLKRTPLYDVYKEYGGKTIDFGGWELPVQFSSIKEEHEAVRTKAGLFDVSHMGEVEVSGQDALSFLQKMMTNDVADLKPKSALYTAMCYPDGGTVDDLLIYQKSETCYLLVINASNIEKDLAWLKEHAKGDVTLTNQSDEISLLAVQGPNAQTVLSKLTECDLASLKPFTFIDEADVAGRQVLLSRTGYTGEDGFELYCRNGDAVHLFKEILAAGENEGLVPCGLGARDTLRFEAKLALYGQELTKDITPIEAGIGFAVKHKKDSDFFGKSVLSEQKEKGAPRKLVGLEMIEKGIPRHGYAVKKDGVAIGEVTTGTQSPTLKKNIGLALIKTEFSEIGTEVEVEIRKKTVKAKIVRTPFYKRPKQS; encoded by the coding sequence ATGCTGAAACGAACACCGCTTTATGACGTATATAAAGAATACGGCGGAAAAACGATTGATTTTGGAGGATGGGAGCTGCCTGTTCAATTTTCTTCTATTAAAGAGGAGCATGAAGCCGTCCGCACAAAAGCGGGCCTGTTTGATGTGTCCCATATGGGAGAAGTCGAAGTATCCGGGCAAGACGCCCTGTCTTTTCTGCAAAAAATGATGACAAATGACGTTGCCGACTTAAAGCCGAAAAGCGCGCTTTATACCGCCATGTGTTATCCCGACGGAGGCACGGTCGATGACTTGCTGATCTATCAGAAAAGCGAAACCTGCTATCTGCTCGTAATCAATGCGTCTAATATTGAAAAAGACCTCGCTTGGCTGAAGGAACATGCAAAAGGGGATGTCACATTAACGAATCAGTCTGACGAGATTTCACTGCTTGCCGTTCAGGGACCGAATGCTCAGACGGTTCTTTCGAAGCTGACTGAATGTGATTTGGCTTCCTTAAAGCCGTTTACGTTTATTGATGAGGCGGACGTTGCCGGACGCCAAGTCCTGCTTTCAAGAACGGGATATACCGGTGAAGACGGGTTTGAGCTTTATTGCCGCAACGGAGACGCGGTTCATCTTTTTAAAGAGATTCTTGCAGCGGGAGAGAATGAAGGGCTCGTTCCGTGCGGTCTCGGCGCCCGTGATACGCTGAGATTTGAAGCGAAGCTCGCTTTATACGGTCAGGAATTGACGAAAGACATTACGCCGATCGAAGCCGGAATCGGATTTGCCGTAAAGCACAAGAAAGATTCCGATTTTTTTGGGAAGTCTGTATTGAGTGAACAGAAAGAAAAAGGAGCTCCGCGTAAGCTGGTCGGGCTTGAGATGATTGAAAAAGGGATTCCGAGACACGGATACGCCGTAAAAAAAGACGGTGTTGCAATCGGTGAAGTCACGACAGGCACACAATCTCCGACTTTAAAGAAAAATATCGGCCTTGCCTTAATCAAAACGGAATTCAGTGAAATCGGAACGGAAGTAGAAGTGGAAATCCGCAAAAAAACGGTAAAAGCGAAGATTGTCCGCACACCGTTTTATAAACGTCCAAAACAGAGCTGA
- the sinI gene encoding anti-repressor SinI has translation MKNAKTEFSQLDKEWVELILEAQKANISLEEIRKYLHSHKKSSQHIQAARSHTVNPF, from the coding sequence ATGAAAAATGCAAAAACAGAGTTTTCGCAATTAGATAAGGAATGGGTTGAACTGATATTAGAAGCCCAAAAAGCAAATATCAGCCTAGAAGAGATACGCAAATACCTGCATTCGCATAAAAAGTCTTCTCAACATATCCAGGCCGCCAGAAGTCATACCGTAAATCCTTTCTGA
- a CDS encoding YqhG family protein yields MRQQEVHEFLLRFFEANHCPITDHGPGFMTVQLTVEMDKQIMNRPFYWHWREKTGGEPNPMKITFITDKETAPDDMDGEFIYFGAPRLFQIFQAVKQNGRFTRIYEKIVSAGARVPLQPWLGLNVVISYQSDMKKDRLLSLGLHLVSGTIIEGFQQKLAPLPLTSQISDYCFTISPMIKPESGIKRMEHYLKNAAAKEPSDWADNAIARWKKDLRLLDQFYEQTEEKPEEYQLEKQALKALYQPKIHIQIENGGLFFLQSNFSG; encoded by the coding sequence ATGAGACAGCAGGAGGTTCACGAATTTTTACTGCGCTTTTTTGAAGCGAACCACTGCCCGATTACTGATCACGGGCCGGGTTTTATGACGGTTCAATTGACGGTCGAGATGGACAAACAAATTATGAACCGGCCGTTTTATTGGCATTGGCGTGAAAAAACGGGCGGAGAACCGAACCCGATGAAGATCACTTTCATCACTGATAAAGAAACGGCTCCGGATGATATGGACGGAGAATTTATTTACTTCGGAGCCCCGCGGCTCTTTCAAATCTTTCAAGCAGTTAAACAAAATGGGAGATTTACAAGAATATATGAGAAAATTGTATCAGCCGGAGCCAGAGTGCCGCTTCAGCCCTGGCTTGGATTAAATGTAGTGATTTCATACCAATCCGACATGAAAAAAGACAGACTTTTGTCTTTAGGCCTGCATCTTGTATCTGGAACAATTATAGAAGGATTTCAGCAGAAGCTTGCACCGCTTCCGCTGACATCACAAATATCAGACTATTGCTTTACCATATCGCCGATGATTAAGCCGGAAAGCGGGATTAAGAGGATGGAGCATTATTTGAAAAACGCTGCCGCCAAAGAGCCGTCAGACTGGGCTGACAACGCGATCGCCAGATGGAAGAAGGACCTCAGGCTTCTCGATCAGTTTTATGAGCAGACAGAGGAAAAACCTGAGGAATACCAATTGGAAAAACAAGCGCTGAAAGCCTTATATCAGCCGAAAATTCACATTCAGATTGAGAACGGCGGTTTATTTTTCCTGCAAAGTAATTTTTCTGGATAA